The Mycolicibacterium flavescens genome has a segment encoding these proteins:
- a CDS encoding acyl dehydratase, with protein MSGEQGEKRIIVQRGLWYEEFETGVLYQHRPGRTITEADNVLFTTLTMNTQALHLDAAFSDALPPFNQRLVNSMFTLSTLVGLSVTQLTQGTIVGNLGFGEIAFPKPLFHGDTLYAESEVLEKRESKSRPGEGIVTFSHVGRNQHGDIVATASRKTMVRKRPEGDA; from the coding sequence GTGAGCGGAGAACAGGGTGAGAAGAGGATTATCGTCCAGCGCGGGCTGTGGTACGAGGAGTTCGAGACCGGCGTGCTGTACCAGCACCGGCCGGGACGCACCATCACCGAGGCCGACAACGTCTTGTTCACCACGTTGACGATGAACACTCAGGCACTGCACCTGGACGCCGCGTTCTCGGATGCCTTGCCGCCGTTCAACCAGCGGCTCGTCAACTCGATGTTCACGCTGTCCACGCTGGTGGGTCTGTCGGTCACCCAGCTGACGCAGGGCACCATCGTCGGAAACTTGGGCTTCGGCGAAATCGCCTTCCCGAAGCCGCTTTTCCACGGCGACACGCTGTACGCGGAGTCCGAGGTGCTCGAGAAGCGCGAGTCCAAGAGTAGGCCGGGTGAAGGCATCGTGACGTTCTCGCACGTCGGCCGCAACCAGCACGGCGACATCGTGGCCACCGCGTCGCGAAAGACCATGGTGCGCAAGCGACCGGAGGGTGACGCGTAG